CCAGAGCTGCCGAGATAAAGAGGTCGTCGGGGAGATTGAATCCAGGACTGACCTTGTGGTTGTCCTGGTAGTGGATCTGGCGCAAGCCTAACTCCAGGTGGTCGCTGACGGCGTAGCGCAGCCCAACGTTGCCCTGGATGTCCCAGTAGGTGACGTGGAAGAGCCGGCCACTGGGTTGGGTGTACTCAACTTGCTTGAAATAGGCTTCCGAATAGGCAATGGCCACTAGCTCGCCCCGCGGCAGCGAACGGGCCGTGGTGCTGAGGCTCAATCCGTGAGGCCATTCGGTGGCGGCGACCTCCGCCGAGAGGAGGGTGAGCAACAGTGGTGCGATACAGCGAAGGCTGATCCTCATCAGGTACTTGCTCCAGTGGCGCTTTCGTTTTGAGGTAAATTTACCAATCTACCGCGACTTTTGCAAACTATTTGTCTCCGGAAAAGGAGGGAGTGCGTGGAGAAACTGCAGCGTCTTGAACATTTCCCGGGCCGCAAGGGCCCCTTGCTTGTGGTGATCATGGATGGCATAGGAATCTCAAACCATGAGGAGGGGAATGCTGTCCGTTTGGCGCGCACCCCAACCCTCGACTGGCTTCTTGCGACCTGCCCTCATCTGTTGCTTCAGGCGCATGGCACCGCAGTGGGCCTTCCCTCTGACGAGGACATGGGCAACTCCGAGGTGGGACATAATGCCATTGGTGCTGGCCGGGTCTTCGACCAGGGCGCAAAGCTGGTCAACCGCTCGCTGGCCACTGGCGAGATGTTTGCCGGGCCAGTGTGGAGGCGCCTTATCGATAATTGTCTGCGCCATGATACACCCCTGCACTTCATCGGGCTCTTCTCCGATGGCAACGTGCACAGTCACATCGACCACTTGAAGGCGATGTTGGTGCAGGCCAAACGGGAGGGGGTAAAGAAGGCCAGAATCCACGTGCTGCTGGACGGCCGCGACGTGGGCGAAACCTCCGCCTTGGACTATGTGCTGCCGTTTGAGGAGTTCTTGGCGGGCCTCAACCGCGAGGGGGTCGACTACCGCATCGCCAGTGGCGGCGGCCGCATGAAGATAACCATGGATCGCTACGAGGCAAACTGGGAGATGGTGGCCCTGGGATGGAAGACGCACGTGCATGGCCAGGCCGAGCAGTTCCGCTCTGCCGCCGAGGCCATCACCACCTTCCGCGCGCGGCATCCAGGTGTCATCGATCAGGACCTCCCGCCATTTGTCATCGCCGAAAACGGGCAGCCGGTGGGCAAGATCGAGGACCACCACTCGGTGATCTTCTTCAACTTTCGCGGCGACCGGGCCATCGAAATCAGCAGGGCTTTTGAGGAGGAGCAGTTCGACAAGTTTGATCGCAGCCCGCGCCCGAAGGTAGAATACGCCGGCATGATGCAGTACGATGGCGACCTCAAGATCCCCAAGAGCTACCTCGTCGCGCCTCCGGCAATCGACCGCACCATGGGTGAGCTCCTCGTAAACAGCGGAGTGCGGCAGTTCGCCTGCAGCGAGACGCAGAAGTACGGGCACGTCACCTACTTCTGGAACGGCAACCGCAGCGGCAAATTCGACGAAGAACGCGAGGAATACGTTGAGATTCCCTCCGACATCGTGCCCTTCGAGCAGCGCCCGTGGATGAAGAGCGCCGAAATCACTGACCGCACCGTCGAGCTCCTCAAGAGCGGCAAGTACCGGTGGGGGCGGATCAACTATCCGAATGGCGACATGGTCGGGCATACTGGCGTGCTGCAGTCGGCCATCATCGCCGTGGAGGCCGTGGACCTGGGGCTGAAGCGGCTGCTGCCGGTGGTGAGCGAACTTCACGGCCTGGCCATCATCACTGCCGACCATGGCAACTCCGAAGAGATGTTCGAGCGGAAGAACGGCAAAGTGGTCACCGACGCAGCGGGCAACCCAAAGGCGAAGACGAGCCACACGCTCAACCCAGTGCCGTTCATCATCTTTGACCCCGACTACGCCGGAGAGTACCGCCTGCGGGAGGATCTGCCGCGCGCAGGCCTCAGCAACATAGCCGCCACCATCTTGCAGCTGTTGGGCTTCGTGCCCCCTGAGGATTATGACCAGAGCCTCATCGAATTTGTGCGCAAATAGTTGTTGACTATGGCGCGGCTGTTTGCTACATTGAAGCAGTAAGAGCGTGCGAGGGCATGGGCACAAGGCGACACATCGAGCTCGTGGATCACACAGGCGACGTGGGCATCCGTGTGCGGGCCGCGGAGCTGCCGGAGCTGTTTGTGCTCGCTGCCGAGGCGATGTTCCAGATCATTTGTCCAAGCTGTGCGGTGCGGAAGAGCCTGACCCGCCATGTGGCGGTGGCAGGCGACGACCTGGGCCAGCTCTTGGTGAACTGGCTGTCAGAATTGAACTTTTGGTTCTGCACTGAACAGGAACTTTATGGGGAGTTCCGCATTAGCTCATTGGGCGATGGTTTTTTGCGAGGAGTGGCTCGCGGAGAGAAGGTCGACCCGCAACGCCACGCCATTCGCACCGAGATCAAGGCAGTGACGTACCACAAGCTCTACGTGACGCAACGCGACCAGGAGTGGGAGGCGCAGGTAATCTTTGACATCTGACCCTGGAGAGGCGAAAGGGGAGGATGGCGCGATATGAGTGAGCCGAAGCTGCGTAAGGTCAACGACTTCCTCTGGGAGATCCCAAAGGAGGGCAAGATGCGTGTCCCGGGCCGCATCTATGCGTCTGCCGAGATGCTCCCGGACGTTACCCGCGACAACGCCCATGAGCAGGTGGCCAATGTGGCGCAGCTGCCGGGCATCGTCAAGTTTTCTTTGGCAATGCCCGATATTCACTGGGGATACGGTTTTCCCATCGGGGGCGTGGCTGCCTTTGATGTTGAGGAAGGGATCATTTCCCCGGGCGGAGTGGGTTACGACATCAACTGTGGGGTGCGCCTGCTGCGCACCGATCTGCAACGCAAGGCCATTGAGCCGAAGATCAAAGAGGTGGTTGCCGCCCTCTTCCGTGCCATCCCCAGTGGCGTGGGCTCCAAGGGGCAATTGCGCCTGAGCGCCCAAGAGGAAAAGCAGGTGCTGGTGGAGGGTGCTCACTGGGCGGTGAAGAACGGCTACGGCCGGCCTGAGGACCTCGACAAGATAGAAGAGAACGGCAAAATGCAGGGGGCAGACCCGTCGGTGATCAGTGCGAAGGCCATGGAACGCGGGCGCCCGCAGCTCGGCACCTTAGGGTCCGGCAATCACTTCGTCGAGGTGGGCTACGTGGAGGAGGTCTTTGACCAGCGGCTGGCAGAGGCGCTGGGGATGTTCAAGGACCAGGTGACCATTATCGTGCACACCGGCTCGCGAGGATTTGGCCATCAGGTGTGCGACGACTACATAGCCGTGATGATGCGCGCCAGCCAGAAGTACGGCATCGAGTTGCCCGACCGCCAGCTGTGCTGCGCTCCGGTCAAGTCGCCGGAGGGGCAGCAGTACTTGGCGGCCATGGCATGTGCGGTGAACTTTGCCTTCTGCAACCGGCAGATGATCACCCACTGGACGCGCGAGGCGTTCGAGAAGGCGATGGGCATGAGTCCCCGGGACATCAACGTGCAGGTGGTCTATGAGGTGGCGCACAATATCGCCAAGCTGGAGCGTCACCGCGTGAATGGCAAGGAAATGGAACTCTGCGTACACCGCAAGGGTGCCACCCGTGCCTTCCCGCCTGGCCATCCCGACGTTCCAGAGCAGTACCGCGCCATCGGCCAACCAGTGCTTATTCCTGGAGATATGGGAAGATACTCCTACGTCCTGGTGGGCACGCAGAAGGCTATGGAGGAGACCTTCGGTTCCACCTGCCACGGCGCGGGTCGGGTAATGAGCCGCCACCAGGCCATCAAGAGCGCACGTGGCCGTGCCTTGCATCGCGAGTTGGAAGACCATGGCATCTTCGTGATGGCCTCAAGTCGGGAGACCATGGCCGAGGAGATGCCGGAGGCCTACAAGGATGTGTCGCAGGTGGTGGAGGCGGTCCACGGGGCCGGCATCTCGATTAAGGTGGCCAAGCTGCGGCCGATGGGTGTGATCAAGGGCTAAGCTTCTTGGGGGTGAACCGTGCAACTTGAGCAGGCCAAGCGGCGCATCGAGGAGCTGCGACAGCAGATCCACTACCACAACTACCGCTACTACGTGCTCGACGCACCGGAGATATCCGATGCGGAGTACGACAGGCTGATGCGAGAGCTTGTGGAATTGGAGCAGCAATTCCCTGAGCTGGTGACTCCGGATTCACCCACGCAGCGCGTAGGGGCCCCGCCGCTGGAGGCGTTCGAGACGGTGCCGCATGCGGTGCCCATGCTCAGCCTGGACAACGCTATGAACGAGGCGGAGTTGGTGGAGTTTGACGCCCGCGTCAAGCGCGCCTTGAGCCTCAGCGGCGATGTCGAGTACATGTGCGAGCCCAAGCTGGACGGCTTAGGGGTGGAGCTGGTCTATGTCGACGGCGTCTTTACCCTGGGATCGACCCGCGGCGACGGGATGACCGGCGAGAACGTGACGCAGAACTTGCGAACCATCAAGAGCATCCCATTGCGTCTTCTGGCAACTGCCGAGCCGCCGCCTGCGCGGCTGGAGGTGCGGGGCGAGGTAATCATGGAGAGGGAGGCCTTCGAACGCCTGAACCGGCAGCGGGAGATGGCTGGCGAGCCCCTGTTTGCCAATCCCCGCAACGCTGCTGCAGGGAGCGTCCGGCAACTGGACTCGAGCATCACAGCTTCCCGTTCCTTGGACTACTACTGCTATGCCCTTGGCCGGGTCGAGGGAACGTCGTTTGCAACACAACAAGAGTTCCTGCAGCGGGCCAAAGCCTGGGGCCTGAAGGTGAACCCGCATGTGCGGCTGTGTCGCGGCGTCGCTGAGGCAATTGCCTACCACCAGGAGATGCAGCAGTTGCGGGACACATTGCCGTACGAGATTGACGGTGTGGTGGTGAAGGTGAATCGCCTCGACCTGCAGGAACGCCTGGGGGTGCGCACCAGGAGCCCGCGCTGGGCCATTGCCTACAAATTCGAGGCGCGCCAGGAGACGACGCAGATCATTGACATCGTGGCGCAGGTGGGGCGTACAGGCGCCCTCACGCCGGTGGCAGTCATGCGACCGGTGCGCGTGGGAGGCGTCGAGGTCAGCAGGGCCACCTTGCACAACCAGGACGAAATCGACCGCAAGGATGTGCGCATCGGCGATTGGGTGGTCGTGCAGCGCGCCGGCGACGTGATCCCGGAGGTGGTCGCAGTGATCACCTCCCGGCGCACCGGGCAGGAGAGGCCCTATCGTTTGCCGTCCACCTGTCCCGTGTGCGGAGGGCCAGTGGTGCGCTTGGAGGGCGAGGCAGTGCACCGCTGCCAGAACATGCGCTGCCCAGCGCAGCT
This genomic stretch from Calditrichota bacterium harbors:
- a CDS encoding 2,3-bisphosphoglycerate-independent phosphoglycerate mutase, which produces MDGIGISNHEEGNAVRLARTPTLDWLLATCPHLLLQAHGTAVGLPSDEDMGNSEVGHNAIGAGRVFDQGAKLVNRSLATGEMFAGPVWRRLIDNCLRHDTPLHFIGLFSDGNVHSHIDHLKAMLVQAKREGVKKARIHVLLDGRDVGETSALDYVLPFEEFLAGLNREGVDYRIASGGGRMKITMDRYEANWEMVALGWKTHVHGQAEQFRSAAEAITTFRARHPGVIDQDLPPFVIAENGQPVGKIEDHHSVIFFNFRGDRAIEISRAFEEEQFDKFDRSPRPKVEYAGMMQYDGDLKIPKSYLVAPPAIDRTMGELLVNSGVRQFACSETQKYGHVTYFWNGNRSGKFDEEREEYVEIPSDIVPFEQRPWMKSAEITDRTVELLKSGKYRWGRINYPNGDMVGHTGVLQSAIIAVEAVDLGLKRLLPVVSELHGLAIITADHGNSEEMFERKNGKVVTDAAGNPKAKTSHTLNPVPFIIFDPDYAGEYRLREDLPRAGLSNIAATILQLLGFVPPEDYDQSLIEFVRK
- a CDS encoding RtcB family protein, encoding MSEPKLRKVNDFLWEIPKEGKMRVPGRIYASAEMLPDVTRDNAHEQVANVAQLPGIVKFSLAMPDIHWGYGFPIGGVAAFDVEEGIISPGGVGYDINCGVRLLRTDLQRKAIEPKIKEVVAALFRAIPSGVGSKGQLRLSAQEEKQVLVEGAHWAVKNGYGRPEDLDKIEENGKMQGADPSVISAKAMERGRPQLGTLGSGNHFVEVGYVEEVFDQRLAEALGMFKDQVTIIVHTGSRGFGHQVCDDYIAVMMRASQKYGIELPDRQLCCAPVKSPEGQQYLAAMACAVNFAFCNRQMITHWTREAFEKAMGMSPRDINVQVVYEVAHNIAKLERHRVNGKEMELCVHRKGATRAFPPGHPDVPEQYRAIGQPVLIPGDMGRYSYVLVGTQKAMEETFGSTCHGAGRVMSRHQAIKSARGRALHRELEDHGIFVMASSRETMAEEMPEAYKDVSQVVEAVHGAGISIKVAKLRPMGVIKG
- a CDS encoding archease, with translation MGTRRHIELVDHTGDVGIRVRAAELPELFVLAAEAMFQIICPSCAVRKSLTRHVAVAGDDLGQLLVNWLSELNFWFCTEQELYGEFRISSLGDGFLRGVARGEKVDPQRHAIRTEIKAVTYHKLYVTQRDQEWEAQVIFDI
- the ligA gene encoding NAD-dependent DNA ligase LigA, whose amino-acid sequence is MQLEQAKRRIEELRQQIHYHNYRYYVLDAPEISDAEYDRLMRELVELEQQFPELVTPDSPTQRVGAPPLEAFETVPHAVPMLSLDNAMNEAELVEFDARVKRALSLSGDVEYMCEPKLDGLGVELVYVDGVFTLGSTRGDGMTGENVTQNLRTIKSIPLRLLATAEPPPARLEVRGEVIMEREAFERLNRQREMAGEPLFANPRNAAAGSVRQLDSSITASRSLDYYCYALGRVEGTSFATQQEFLQRAKAWGLKVNPHVRLCRGVAEAIAYHQEMQQLRDTLPYEIDGVVVKVNRLDLQERLGVRTRSPRWAIAYKFEARQETTQIIDIVAQVGRTGALTPVAVMRPVRVGGVEVSRATLHNQDEIDRKDVRIGDWVVVQRAGDVIPEVVAVITSRRTGQERPYRLPSTCPVCGGPVVRLEGEAVHRCQNMRCPAQLKERIRHFASRRAMDIEGLGDKLVDQLVDKGLVKDVADIYFLTREQIAELERMGEKSADNLLRAIDASRRRSLDRLVFALGIRFVGEHVAKVLVKAFGSIEALSHATLEQLMSVHGIGPQVAGSVRQFFSQEENLRTLERLRQAGVAMAPAPKVTAGPLAGKTFVFTGALASFTREEAQRLVEELGGHAASSVSKKTDYVVVGTDPGSKAEKARELGVPMLTEDEFKKLIGR